In Candidatus Mycalebacterium zealandia, one DNA window encodes the following:
- the lysS gene encoding lysine--tRNA ligase, producing the protein MSEKTPETEKNENDEYTLRKEKASQLRDGGLNPYSNTFKPSSSITEILSQAEGVSDDELGTVARFSIAGRVVSKRSFGSAVFFDVADSSAKIQCYANKKETSEEDFRVVGKYLDSGDFAGVEGVLFKTKTGELTVRVENIALLTKTLRPLPEKWHGLQQVETRFRKRYLDLIVNPSVKEIFRLRSECISFIRRFLDEQGFLEVETPVLHPIAGGAAARPFVTHHNALDIDLFLRIAPELYLKRLVIGGLDRVYEIGRVFRNEGVSTRHNPEFTMIEFYQAYADYGDMMELIEEMLSSCAQQVADGSKVEFDGSELDFSRPWKRISIYDSLREKYGEKIFSDASFLFNEADGLGVGHDGIKGKALTGIFEETIASKLKNPTFVFGFPLDVSPLARASDTNPEIADRFELYVNGWEIANAFSELNDPEEQKKRFSVQAEMKKKGDEESHETDEDFLVALEHGMPPTAGAGIGIDRLIMLLSNTVSIREVLFFPHMRP; encoded by the coding sequence ATGAGCGAAAAAACTCCGGAAACGGAAAAAAATGAAAACGACGAATACACACTCAGAAAAGAAAAAGCTTCACAGTTGCGCGACGGCGGCCTGAATCCGTATTCAAATACCTTTAAGCCGTCTTCTTCAATTACGGAGATTTTATCGCAAGCCGAAGGGGTGTCTGATGACGAACTTGGCACGGTGGCGCGTTTTTCAATCGCGGGAAGAGTTGTTTCAAAACGTAGTTTCGGAAGCGCTGTGTTTTTTGATGTCGCGGACTCTTCGGCAAAAATTCAGTGCTACGCAAACAAAAAAGAGACTTCCGAGGAAGATTTTAGAGTTGTCGGCAAGTATCTTGATTCGGGTGATTTTGCCGGGGTTGAGGGTGTTCTTTTCAAAACAAAAACGGGCGAGTTGACGGTCAGGGTTGAAAACATTGCGCTGCTCACGAAAACATTGCGTCCGCTTCCGGAAAAGTGGCACGGGCTTCAGCAAGTTGAGACGAGATTCAGAAAACGCTATCTGGATTTGATTGTAAATCCTTCAGTCAAAGAGATTTTTCGCCTGCGCTCGGAGTGCATAAGTTTTATAAGGCGTTTTCTTGACGAGCAGGGGTTTCTTGAAGTTGAAACTCCGGTGCTCCACCCCATCGCGGGCGGTGCGGCGGCGCGTCCGTTTGTGACCCACCACAACGCACTTGACATAGATCTTTTTCTAAGAATCGCGCCTGAACTTTATTTAAAACGGCTTGTTATAGGCGGGCTGGACCGTGTTTATGAAATAGGCAGAGTGTTTAGAAATGAAGGCGTTTCCACACGCCACAATCCCGAGTTTACAATGATTGAATTTTATCAGGCATACGCCGATTACGGCGATATGATGGAACTGATTGAGGAGATGCTGTCCTCTTGCGCGCAGCAGGTCGCGGACGGCTCTAAAGTGGAGTTTGACGGAAGCGAACTGGATTTTTCGCGTCCGTGGAAAAGGATAAGCATTTACGACTCTTTGCGGGAAAAATACGGCGAGAAGATTTTTTCCGATGCCTCTTTTCTGTTTAACGAAGCGGACGGGCTCGGAGTCGGGCACGATGGAATCAAAGGAAAAGCGCTGACCGGAATCTTTGAAGAAACTATCGCTTCAAAACTGAAAAATCCCACCTTTGTCTTCGGCTTTCCGCTTGATGTTTCGCCACTTGCCCGTGCGTCTGATACAAATCCCGAAATCGCGGACAGGTTTGAGTTGTATGTAAACGGATGGGAAATCGCGAACGCTTTTTCCGAATTGAACGACCCGGAAGAACAGAAGAAAAGGTTTTCCGTTCAGGCGGAAATGAAAAAGAAGGGAGACGAAGAATCGCACGAGACCGATGAAGATTTTCTTGTCGCTCTTGAGCATGGCATGCCTCCCACCGCCGGCGCTGGCATAGGCATAGACCGCCTTATTATGCTTCTTTCGAATACGGTATCCATACGGGAAGTGCTGTTTTTTCCGCATATGAGACCTTGA
- a CDS encoding amidohydrolase family protein: MKILIKGGRIIDPSSGKNSRGDLFIESGLISKLPARAKKPSGAKEIDARGMIVAPGLVDMHVHLREPGFEHKETIKTGTESAVAGGFTAVACMPNTNPVNDNATVTEYILMKARTEGAARVFPIGAITRNEEGKTIANIGEMSESGCVAISDDGMPVVDSGIMRRAMEYARPFGIPVISHSEDLSLSDGGVMNEGYVSNIMGLKGIPPESEEIGIARDIILCRLTGTPLHIAHVSTAGAVAVIKAAKKNGIKVTAEATPHHFTLSDKVVEGYDTNAKMNPPLRSEKDVKAVRKGLTDGTLDAIATDHAPHSEDEKNVEFDKAPFGIVGLETALPLSLRLVEEGVLTIDEMIEKMSTVPASLLKTGGGTLKMGSPADVVIFDPNKRFTLDTKAFRSKSKNSPFGGWKMKGVVKHTIVDGRIKFSQR, translated from the coding sequence ATGAAGATACTCATCAAAGGTGGAAGAATAATTGACCCCTCATCAGGGAAAAACTCAAGAGGTGACCTGTTTATTGAAAGCGGCTTAATATCAAAACTTCCCGCTCGTGCGAAAAAACCTTCCGGCGCAAAGGAGATAGACGCGCGCGGAATGATTGTGGCTCCGGGGCTTGTTGATATGCATGTTCATCTGCGCGAACCGGGTTTTGAGCACAAGGAAACCATTAAGACCGGCACGGAAAGCGCGGTTGCCGGAGGGTTCACGGCGGTCGCGTGCATGCCCAACACGAACCCCGTCAATGACAACGCCACTGTTACCGAATACATACTGATGAAAGCCCGAACCGAAGGCGCGGCGCGCGTTTTCCCCATCGGGGCGATTACCAGAAATGAAGAGGGCAAAACAATCGCAAACATTGGGGAGATGAGCGAATCCGGTTGTGTGGCAATTTCAGATGACGGAATGCCGGTTGTGGATTCGGGCATCATGAGGCGCGCGATGGAATACGCCCGCCCTTTTGGAATACCGGTTATTTCCCACTCCGAAGACCTTTCTCTTTCGGACGGCGGTGTTATGAACGAGGGATATGTTTCAAATATTATGGGGTTGAAGGGAATTCCCCCGGAGTCGGAAGAGATAGGGATAGCCAGAGATATAATTTTGTGCCGCCTTACGGGCACGCCGCTTCACATAGCGCATGTTTCAACTGCGGGTGCGGTCGCGGTCATAAAAGCGGCGAAGAAGAACGGCATCAAAGTAACCGCAGAAGCCACGCCTCACCATTTCACTCTTTCAGACAAAGTGGTTGAAGGTTATGACACGAACGCGAAAATGAATCCGCCTCTGCGCTCGGAAAAAGACGTTAAAGCCGTCAGGAAGGGGCTCACGGACGGAACTCTGGATGCCATCGCGACCGACCACGCGCCTCACTCTGAGGACGAAAAAAATGTTGAGTTTGACAAAGCGCCGTTCGGTATCGTTGGACTTGAAACCGCTCTTCCTCTTTCGTTGCGCCTTGTTGAGGAGGGCGTTTTGACGATTGATGAGATGATAGAGAAAATGTCAACCGTTCCTGCGTCCCTACTGAAAACTGGCGGCGGAACACTTAAAATGGGCTCGCCGGCGGATGTTGTTATCTTTGACCCGAACAAGCGGTTTACTCTGGACACAAAAGCCTTTCGCTCAAAAAGCAAAAATTCGCCGTTCGGAGGCTGGAAAATGAAAGGCGTTGTAAAACACACAATTGTTGACGGGCGGATAAAGTTTTCACAACGGTAA
- a CDS encoding ATP-binding cassette domain-containing protein produces MNPLIEARELKKEYIQDSQTVMAVDGISLSVKRAETVSISGKSGSGKTTLLNMLGALEMPSGGEVFFKGEKLCAERDAVGFDVRREMGFVFQSHNLLGGFTALENASFPCLICGMKKSESYERAETLLGQVGLGDKFGCFPDELSAGEQQRVAIARALVMEPKVLFADEPTGNLDPKTSGLVAEMIFSAKDRFNTTLVIATHSREFAAMFDRSVVLSEGRLADA; encoded by the coding sequence ATGAACCCATTGATTGAAGCCAGAGAACTGAAGAAAGAATATATTCAGGACAGCCAGACGGTTATGGCGGTTGACGGGATTAGTTTGTCTGTCAAGCGGGCTGAAACTGTTTCAATCAGTGGTAAATCCGGTTCCGGAAAAACAACCCTTCTTAATATGCTTGGAGCTTTGGAAATGCCAAGCGGCGGAGAGGTCTTTTTCAAAGGTGAAAAACTTTGCGCCGAACGGGACGCGGTCGGCTTTGATGTCAGGCGCGAAATGGGATTTGTTTTTCAATCTCATAATTTGCTCGGAGGTTTCACCGCACTTGAAAACGCAAGCTTTCCCTGTTTGATTTGCGGAATGAAAAAATCTGAGTCATACGAGAGGGCTGAAACCCTTCTTGGGCAAGTTGGGCTTGGAGATAAATTCGGTTGCTTCCCCGATGAGCTGTCCGCGGGAGAGCAGCAGAGGGTTGCGATAGCGCGTGCGCTTGTTATGGAGCCCAAAGTACTTTTCGCGGATGAGCCGACCGGTAATCTTGATCCTAAAACTTCAGGTTTGGTGGCGGAAATGATTTTTTCCGCCAAAGACAGATTTAACACGACGCTTGTTATTGCCACTCACAGTCGCGAGTTTGCGGCGATGTTTGACAGGTCCGTTGTGCTTTCCGAAGGGAGGCTCGCTGATGCGTAG
- the bamA gene encoding outer membrane protein assembly factor BamA, whose protein sequence is MRSLSLSGKLVFVFLSLFIAGSIAPPAQAAVVSEIVIEGAKRFGRDSVEVLISQRVGREYRESEISGDVKKIHSTGNFYNVRVEKEVSSQGVKLTYKLQENPVLVDLSFKGNKNLDDDNIEEILNIKKGTIVGTVNIHAQTLAIMDLYAREGYSNARVSYSVDPEAAGGISVLYKIKEGPRETISKVKISGNENIKTKNLNKVIFSSPRRFYSLGQKGLFVRDEVERDSERIRFAYMNEGYLEAQVLQPQLTHNKQKNSYEIVFDIEEGDRYFVSDIFFEGVEEPPEFNKDKFLHNLKLKKGKPFGRTKLTSDINFITAFYTNKGYADVNVSPSVEKQEPVDGNPLVRVGFSVEKGQVFHINRINVIGNDKTIDRVIRRQIPIIEGDLYKSADIALIRPFVGRTGFFRAEEIEVSTQPAETGATNELDITVRVKESSTAQFNLGAGVSSVEDFIFFGSIKESNLFGYGKSLEANANFGNITDTYTFRYGDRNFLDTNWSFNTSLFRLERDYVDYDRKSTGFTIGIGRSLYRQLWGNIYYRWEDLEIRNPSQAAIQSGIMSSSGILSAVGADLTWDSRDNFQFPRSGHKATVLYEHSGPFGGETDLRKLVIESNTWVPIVRGSFLSVKVAYDRVFLRGNSTSHAIDERLFLGGSSNLRGFDYREIAAGGNSTLGGTERIYIKSDYVVPLFEPLGLYGVLFFDIGNVFDSERGFQFSVNYQDLRKDFGYGFWWRSPLGFVKIEFGYPIDRLSGEEKRQVNFSIGTSF, encoded by the coding sequence ATGCGTAGTTTGAGCCTGTCGGGAAAACTGGTTTTTGTTTTTCTTTCACTCTTTATCGCGGGAAGTATAGCGCCGCCGGCGCAAGCGGCTGTGGTGTCTGAAATTGTGATTGAGGGAGCGAAGAGGTTCGGCAGAGATTCGGTGGAAGTTCTAATTTCGCAGAGGGTCGGTCGGGAGTATAGAGAATCGGAAATCTCCGGAGACGTAAAGAAAATTCATTCAACCGGCAATTTCTACAATGTAAGAGTTGAGAAGGAAGTGTCGTCACAGGGGGTGAAACTGACATACAAACTTCAGGAAAACCCCGTGCTTGTCGACCTGTCTTTCAAGGGCAATAAAAACCTTGATGATGACAATATTGAAGAGATATTGAATATCAAAAAAGGGACGATAGTTGGCACGGTAAACATACACGCGCAAACACTTGCCATTATGGATCTTTACGCCAGAGAGGGCTACAGCAATGCCCGGGTTTCATACAGTGTTGACCCCGAAGCGGCCGGTGGAATCAGCGTTTTATACAAAATTAAGGAAGGCCCGAGAGAAACCATCTCAAAGGTAAAAATTTCCGGAAATGAAAACATCAAAACCAAAAATCTCAACAAAGTCATTTTCAGTTCTCCGCGCCGTTTTTACAGTTTGGGCCAGAAGGGGCTTTTCGTCAGAGATGAGGTTGAGAGAGACTCCGAGCGCATAAGATTTGCTTACATGAATGAGGGGTATCTTGAGGCGCAGGTTTTACAGCCGCAACTTACACACAACAAACAGAAAAATTCCTATGAAATTGTTTTTGATATAGAAGAAGGTGACAGATATTTTGTTTCGGACATCTTTTTTGAAGGAGTGGAAGAGCCGCCCGAGTTTAACAAAGACAAGTTTCTTCACAACCTGAAACTCAAAAAGGGCAAGCCGTTCGGAAGAACAAAACTTACTTCGGACATCAACTTTATTACGGCATTCTACACAAACAAAGGCTATGCCGATGTGAACGTCAGTCCGTCTGTGGAAAAGCAGGAGCCCGTTGACGGGAATCCTTTGGTCCGCGTGGGTTTCTCGGTTGAGAAAGGACAGGTTTTCCATATAAACAGAATCAATGTAATCGGCAATGACAAGACCATTGACAGGGTTATAAGAAGACAGATTCCCATCATTGAAGGGGATTTGTATAAATCCGCCGATATTGCTTTGATAAGGCCGTTCGTGGGGCGAACGGGATTTTTCAGAGCCGAGGAGATTGAGGTCTCAACCCAGCCTGCGGAAACCGGTGCCACAAATGAGTTGGATATTACGGTAAGGGTGAAGGAAAGTTCAACTGCTCAGTTCAATTTGGGCGCCGGCGTGAGTTCTGTTGAGGATTTTATCTTTTTCGGCTCAATCAAAGAGTCAAACCTTTTCGGTTACGGGAAAAGTTTGGAAGCGAACGCGAACTTCGGAAACATCACTGACACATATACATTCCGTTACGGCGACAGGAACTTTCTTGACACAAACTGGAGTTTCAACACCTCGCTTTTCCGTCTGGAGCGTGATTACGTTGACTATGATAGAAAATCCACCGGTTTTACCATCGGGATTGGAAGGTCTTTATACAGGCAACTCTGGGGAAATATTTATTACAGATGGGAAGACCTTGAAATAAGAAATCCGTCGCAAGCGGCCATTCAGTCGGGCATTATGAGTTCAAGCGGAATTCTCAGCGCCGTCGGAGCGGATCTCACCTGGGACAGCCGGGACAACTTCCAGTTTCCAAGAAGCGGACACAAGGCAACGGTTTTGTATGAACATTCAGGACCCTTCGGCGGAGAAACGGATTTGAGAAAACTGGTTATTGAGAGCAATACATGGGTTCCAATTGTCCGGGGTTCATTTCTTTCAGTGAAAGTCGCTTATGATAGAGTTTTTCTGCGCGGAAATTCCACCTCTCACGCAATTGACGAACGGCTTTTCCTAGGCGGGTCGTCAAATCTCAGAGGTTTTGATTACAGGGAAATCGCGGCTGGCGGAAACAGCACGCTCGGCGGAACGGAGCGGATATATATTAAGTCTGATTACGTTGTCCCGCTTTTTGAGCCTCTTGGTTTATATGGCGTTCTGTTTTTTGATATAGGAAATGTTTTTGATTCTGAAAGAGGGTTTCAGTTTTCAGTAAACTACCAAGACCTGCGAAAAGATTTTGGCTACGGATTTTGGTGGCGTTCGCCTTTGGGTTTTGTTAAAATAGAATTCGGGTATCCGATTGACAGACTTTCCGGAGAAGAGAAGAGGCAAGTTAATTTCTCAATAGGTACTTCATTCTGA
- the pyrR gene encoding bifunctional pyr operon transcriptional regulator/uracil phosphoribosyltransferase PyrR produces the protein MMVRRGGKILETVLDSQALNSAVEEMARQIAKNSGRGGFCVVGIKTMGEAVARQMAEFLSTLTGKPAPLGVLDITLYRDDIGRGNLPQARANEMPFSVDAMDVIIVDDVISTGRTARAAIESVIDYGRPSRIRLAVIADRGNREFPIQPDYCSVKVNPGKKRRVTVMIGGNKSGENGVFICENKEARKRAK, from the coding sequence ATGATGGTGCGGCGCGGCGGCAAAATTCTGGAAACGGTTCTGGATTCACAAGCGCTTAACAGCGCCGTGGAGGAAATGGCGCGACAGATTGCGAAAAATTCCGGGCGCGGCGGATTTTGCGTTGTCGGTATAAAGACAATGGGCGAGGCGGTCGCGCGGCAAATGGCGGAGTTCTTGTCCACACTAACCGGCAAACCCGCGCCTCTGGGCGTTCTTGATATAACTCTTTACCGCGATGACATTGGAAGGGGCAATCTGCCTCAGGCGCGTGCCAACGAGATGCCTTTCAGCGTTGACGCGATGGATGTGATTATTGTTGATGACGTAATTTCCACCGGCAGAACCGCACGCGCGGCGATAGAGTCAGTAATAGATTACGGAAGGCCCTCGCGCATACGGCTTGCGGTTATTGCGGACAGAGGGAACAGGGAGTTTCCCATTCAACCGGACTACTGCTCGGTTAAGGTCAATCCCGGAAAGAAGCGCAGGGTAACCGTTATGATTGGCGGCAACAAATCGGGTGAGAACGGCGTTTTTATTTGTGAAAACAAAGAGGCTCGGAAGAGGGCAAAGTAA
- a CDS encoding MFS transporter, translated as MSAQDRARSFFLTSDFVVPTFAGALFFFVFHSFLLLPLRVEDLGGSPSDIGFIMGVSGVTMLLFTPLSGVLADEYGRKPFIVLGFFALFLACAGFIFLQNLGWGIYALRMLQGAAFSLFFTATGALITEITPEGKRVQAMGLYGMFTILGYAVAPYCGKIIIDLSGFTALFIVISIVCFLGAVLSFFVKDMATDSGTGKNGNGSRFLPPFSHPLALAVGTFFVSGWVFMSQFSFVSLSSRSIGIEDFYLFFVFFTAAVLFVRIFLGWAPDRYGIRRICPPFLFLAFASVLVLAFSRTPFSVSVSGALFGIAHGFTYPSLYLLAMEKSGNRSKAKVFALCNASFTSGGMLGTFVSGIVANEFDYLTMYIFLACMALAGFFAFMIALRVTDKAAIS; from the coding sequence ATGAGCGCTCAGGATCGCGCGCGGTCATTTTTTCTGACCTCTGATTTTGTTGTTCCAACTTTTGCCGGAGCGCTTTTCTTCTTTGTTTTTCACTCTTTTCTGCTTCTTCCGTTGAGGGTGGAGGACCTTGGAGGCAGCCCCTCTGACATCGGTTTTATAATGGGTGTTTCGGGTGTTACGATGCTTTTGTTCACTCCGTTGTCGGGAGTTCTCGCAGACGAATACGGAAGAAAACCATTTATTGTTCTCGGTTTTTTCGCTCTTTTTCTCGCTTGCGCGGGTTTTATATTTCTCCAAAATCTCGGCTGGGGAATCTACGCGCTCAGAATGTTGCAGGGTGCCGCATTTTCCCTCTTTTTCACAGCAACGGGCGCGTTGATAACGGAAATAACGCCTGAAGGCAAAAGAGTGCAGGCAATGGGGTTGTATGGAATGTTCACAATTCTTGGTTACGCGGTTGCGCCGTATTGTGGCAAAATTATTATTGATTTGAGTGGTTTCACAGCATTATTTATAGTGATTTCTATAGTATGTTTTTTGGGCGCGGTGCTGTCATTCTTTGTAAAAGACATGGCAACTGACTCCGGAACCGGGAAAAACGGGAACGGCTCGCGCTTTCTTCCGCCATTTTCGCATCCTCTGGCTCTCGCTGTCGGAACTTTTTTTGTTTCGGGCTGGGTTTTTATGTCTCAATTTTCTTTTGTTTCGCTCTCTTCCCGTTCCATTGGCATTGAGGATTTTTATCTGTTTTTTGTCTTCTTCACGGCGGCGGTTTTGTTTGTCCGCATATTTCTCGGTTGGGCACCGGACCGCTATGGAATCCGCCGTATCTGCCCGCCATTTCTATTTCTTGCGTTTGCGTCCGTTTTGGTTCTGGCGTTTTCCCGCACTCCTTTTTCCGTTTCCGTGTCGGGCGCTCTTTTCGGAATAGCGCATGGATTTACCTATCCGTCCCTTTATCTGCTCGCGATGGAAAAGTCGGGAAACCGTTCAAAGGCAAAGGTGTTCGCACTGTGCAATGCGTCTTTCACAAGCGGCGGAATGCTTGGAACTTTTGTTTCTGGCATTGTCGCCAATGAGTTTGACTATCTCACGATGTATATTTTTCTCGCGTGCATGGCGCTCGCGGGCTTTTTCGCGTTTATGATTGCTTTAAGAGTTACGGACAAAGCGGCAATCAGTTAG
- the fabZ gene encoding 3-hydroxyacyl-ACP dehydratase FabZ, which produces MVFDKEQIKEFIPHREPFLFLDSVMKIEKGVSIDALKTFGADEFFFQGHFPGNPIVPGVIITEALAQAGGVLIGASFADEIKEQGFSNAYLIGLEKCRFRSPVGPGQELTLSVSLAKKRGRIMIFEGLATLADSKKVADASITASFV; this is translated from the coding sequence GTGGTTTTTGATAAAGAACAGATAAAAGAATTCATTCCTCACAGGGAGCCATTTCTTTTTCTTGACTCTGTGATGAAGATTGAAAAAGGGGTTTCTATTGACGCCTTGAAAACTTTCGGAGCGGATGAGTTTTTCTTTCAGGGACATTTCCCCGGAAATCCCATTGTTCCGGGCGTTATAATTACCGAGGCGCTTGCGCAGGCGGGAGGGGTTCTCATAGGGGCTTCTTTTGCGGACGAAATCAAAGAACAGGGGTTTTCCAACGCTTATCTTATTGGGCTTGAAAAGTGCCGTTTCAGGTCACCTGTGGGTCCCGGTCAGGAATTAACACTTTCCGTTAGTCTTGCGAAAAAACGTGGCAGAATTATGATTTTTGAAGGGCTTGCCACTCTTGCGGACAGCAAAAAAGTTGCGGACGCCTCTATAACGGCTTCTTTTGTTTGA
- a CDS encoding FtsX-like permease family protein, translated as MFELLVASRFLRLQKKVRAIFSTVLISVVGISIGVFSLNIVLAVMLGFQTELSKTIIGASPHILVSAYDGSITEHALAAEKIVKVAGVTGVSPVVYGTGLLVSASGSHGTASTGINPSRHRSAFPSLFSQSRGGVSALEKFHPNAPPIVLGYGLAGSLGVEKGDEITFVSSPDKKDALKKRPKMKTFEVAGVFKYGTAHYDSTISYIKLADAFTFFGKPGPSSFEVAVADPMSSELVAREIEDALGFPFVAQSWQEANSKLFSALRLEKLGLTIFLGFMVFVASLSVVSVLLMIMIEKSRDIAILRAAGASRKQVGNIFVIIGAALGFAGTFFGTATALAVCQLLSNNTTVSGLIPFDPDVYGISKFPVMIEPLYFFVIGVSSQLLCVLVSLYPAYCVRSGNLAAKLKV; from the coding sequence ATGTTTGAGCTTCTTGTCGCGTCAAGATTTTTACGCTTACAAAAAAAAGTCCGCGCCATATTTTCAACAGTCTTGATTTCGGTTGTTGGAATAAGCATCGGGGTTTTTTCCCTTAACATTGTTCTCGCCGTGATGTTGGGCTTTCAGACCGAACTGAGCAAAACCATTATCGGAGCGTCTCCTCACATTCTTGTTTCAGCTTATGACGGCTCCATTACCGAGCACGCTCTCGCGGCGGAGAAAATTGTCAAAGTCGCGGGGGTAACCGGAGTTTCGCCCGTTGTTTACGGAACCGGGCTGCTTGTGTCCGCGAGCGGCTCTCACGGCACGGCTTCAACCGGCATAAACCCCTCACGACACCGGAGCGCTTTTCCGTCTCTTTTTTCACAATCCCGCGGCGGGGTTTCCGCTCTGGAGAAATTTCATCCTAATGCGCCTCCGATAGTTCTTGGCTACGGGCTTGCGGGTTCACTCGGTGTTGAGAAGGGTGATGAGATAACCTTTGTGTCATCTCCTGACAAAAAAGATGCTTTGAAAAAAAGGCCGAAGATGAAAACTTTTGAAGTGGCGGGAGTTTTCAAATACGGAACGGCTCACTACGATTCAACCATTTCATACATAAAACTGGCGGATGCGTTTACGTTTTTCGGAAAACCGGGTCCCTCATCTTTTGAAGTCGCGGTTGCTGACCCGATGAGTTCGGAGCTCGTGGCGCGCGAGATTGAAGACGCGCTGGGATTTCCGTTTGTCGCTCAAAGCTGGCAGGAAGCCAACAGCAAACTGTTTTCCGCTCTTCGTCTGGAAAAACTTGGGCTTACGATTTTTCTGGGATTTATGGTTTTTGTCGCTTCGCTTAGTGTTGTGAGCGTTCTGCTTATGATTATGATTGAAAAAAGCAGAGACATCGCTATTTTGCGCGCCGCCGGAGCGTCTCGAAAACAGGTCGGAAACATCTTTGTGATTATCGGGGCGGCTTTGGGTTTTGCCGGAACTTTTTTCGGAACCGCTACCGCTCTTGCCGTGTGCCAACTGCTCTCAAACAACACGACTGTTTCGGGGCTAATTCCGTTTGACCCTGATGTTTATGGAATATCAAAATTCCCTGTTATGATAGAACCCTTATATTTCTTTGTTATCGGCGTATCAAGCCAGTTATTGTGTGTTTTGGTTTCTTTGTATCCGGCTTATTGCGTCCGTTCGGGAAACCTTGCGGCGAAGTTGAAAGTTTGA
- a CDS encoding aspartate carbamoyltransferase catalytic subunit has product MEKFERKDLTGIAELTAAEINLILDTAFSMKEATGRKIKKVPVLKGITIANLFFEPSTRTKASFEIAEKRLSADVLNFTVSQSSVVKGENLLDTVKNLEAMGAEVIIIRHPMSGAPQLLARQTGISIVNAGDGSNEHPSQALLDLMTIKQARGRIKGVRVLIVGDVLNSRVARSNIHALLKLGAKVAVAGPCSMIPAHFAEMGVEIFNSIEDALPGTDVAIMLRVQTERDSNRYFPSLREYFKFFGLTKERVKLAPPGLTVMHPGPINRGVEITSEVAYGDGSVVLDQVANGISVRMAILYLLCSRKVTEAPE; this is encoded by the coding sequence ATGGAAAAGTTCGAAAGAAAGGATTTAACGGGAATCGCGGAACTCACGGCGGCGGAAATCAATCTGATTCTGGACACCGCCTTTTCAATGAAAGAAGCCACGGGGAGAAAAATCAAAAAGGTTCCGGTTTTGAAGGGAATCACAATCGCCAATTTGTTTTTTGAACCCAGTACCCGCACCAAGGCATCTTTTGAAATCGCTGAAAAACGGCTCAGCGCCGATGTTCTGAACTTTACCGTGTCGCAGAGCAGCGTTGTGAAGGGTGAAAACCTTCTTGACACGGTGAAAAATCTTGAAGCGATGGGAGCGGAAGTGATAATAATCAGGCACCCGATGTCCGGCGCGCCACAACTTCTGGCACGGCAAACGGGCATATCAATCGTTAACGCCGGAGACGGTTCCAATGAGCATCCCAGTCAGGCTCTTCTTGACCTTATGACCATCAAACAGGCGAGGGGGCGCATAAAAGGTGTCAGGGTTCTAATCGTCGGAGATGTTCTCAACAGCCGGGTTGCCAGGTCAAACATCCACGCGCTTTTGAAACTCGGTGCTAAAGTCGCGGTCGCGGGTCCGTGTTCAATGATTCCCGCGCATTTTGCCGAAATGGGGGTTGAGATTTTCAACTCCATTGAAGATGCTCTGCCCGGCACGGACGTTGCCATAATGCTCAGAGTGCAGACGGAAAGAGACAGCAATCGTTACTTTCCGTCTTTGAGGGAGTATTTCAAATTTTTCGGACTCACAAAAGAGCGCGTCAAACTTGCGCCTCCGGGATTGACGGTTATGCATCCGGGTCCTATCAACAGAGGAGTTGAAATAACATCTGAAGTTGCCTACGGAGACGGCTCGGTGGTTCTGGATCAGGTGGCGAACGGAATATCGGTCAGAATGGCGATACTGTATTTGCTGTGCTCAAGAAAAGTGACGGAGGCGCCGGAATGA